A genome region from Ralstonia solanacearum K60 includes the following:
- a CDS encoding ABC transporter ATP-binding protein, with amino-acid sequence MSDKFLRIENVGQVFKTRKGPFVALREINLTVARGECIALIGHSGCGKSTLLNLIAGLTRPTSGGLILAEREIAGPGPDRAVVFQNHSLLPWLTCFDNVYLAVERVFGKSESKADLAARTHAALALVGLSHAEHRHPHEISGGMKQRVGIARALSMEPKVLLMDEPFGALDALTRAHLQDELLKIIAATGSTVVMVTHDVDEAVLLADRIVMMTNGPAATIGEVLRVGLPRPRARLALADDPTYHACRTAVLDFLYRKQRHPVMEEAA; translated from the coding sequence ATGTCCGACAAATTTCTGCGCATCGAAAACGTCGGCCAGGTCTTCAAGACCCGCAAAGGTCCGTTCGTCGCCCTGCGCGAGATCAACCTGACCGTGGCGCGCGGCGAATGCATCGCCCTGATCGGCCACTCGGGCTGCGGCAAATCCACGCTGCTGAACCTGATCGCCGGGCTGACCCGGCCGACCTCCGGCGGACTGATCCTGGCCGAGCGCGAGATCGCGGGGCCCGGGCCGGACCGCGCGGTGGTGTTCCAGAACCACTCGCTGCTGCCGTGGCTGACCTGCTTCGACAACGTGTACCTCGCCGTCGAGCGCGTGTTCGGCAAGTCCGAATCGAAGGCGGACCTGGCGGCGCGCACGCATGCGGCGCTGGCGCTGGTCGGCCTGTCGCACGCCGAGCACAGGCATCCGCACGAGATCTCCGGCGGCATGAAGCAGCGCGTCGGCATCGCCCGCGCGCTGTCGATGGAGCCCAAGGTGCTGCTGATGGATGAGCCGTTCGGCGCGCTCGACGCGCTCACCCGCGCGCACCTGCAGGACGAGTTGCTGAAGATCATCGCCGCGACCGGCAGCACGGTGGTGATGGTCACGCACGATGTGGACGAAGCCGTGCTGCTGGCCGACCGCATCGTCATGATGACCAACGGCCCCGCGGCCACCATCGGCGAGGTGCTGCGCGTCGGCCTGCCCCGACCGCGCGCGCGGCTGGCGCTGGCCGACGATCCGACCTACCACGCGTGCCGCACCGCCGTGCTGGATTTCCTCTACCGCAAGCAGCGCCACCCCGTGATGGAGGAAGCGGCGTAG
- the ybiB gene encoding DNA-binding protein YbiB has translation MPAPPILPDETAEEALANGPFPAARFIKEIGRGADGARALVKHDARALFAAMLEGRVADVQLGAILMAYRIKGETPEELDGMLEATHAHCLPLPAPDTRDGTLPVVIPSYNGARRQPNLVPLLAALLAREGVPVLVHGIRRFDGRITTATLFGALGWPVCEHMDEARERLENDRLAFVPVDVLSPDLTALLDKREIVGLRNSSHTVVKMLQPIGSHAPREALRLVSYTHPEYRDTLTDYFLRHPANVLLARGTEGEAVADARRGSAVEWLRDGVHETVIEAAEGSSGTPPELPAGTDAEATARWIEAVLDGRQPVPEPIARQVRAIVRCARPAHAAA, from the coding sequence ATGCCTGCCCCGCCCATCCTGCCCGACGAAACCGCTGAAGAAGCGCTCGCCAATGGCCCCTTCCCCGCCGCCCGCTTCATCAAGGAAATCGGGCGCGGCGCGGACGGCGCCCGCGCACTGGTCAAGCACGATGCGCGCGCGCTGTTCGCCGCCATGCTCGAAGGCCGCGTGGCCGACGTGCAGCTGGGCGCGATCCTGATGGCCTATCGCATCAAGGGCGAGACGCCGGAAGAGCTCGACGGCATGCTGGAGGCCACGCATGCCCACTGCCTGCCGCTGCCTGCGCCGGACACGCGCGACGGCACGCTGCCGGTGGTGATCCCCAGCTACAACGGCGCGCGCCGACAGCCCAACCTGGTGCCACTGCTGGCCGCGCTGCTGGCACGCGAGGGCGTGCCGGTGCTGGTCCACGGCATCCGCCGCTTCGATGGCCGCATCACCACCGCCACGCTGTTCGGCGCGCTGGGCTGGCCCGTGTGCGAACACATGGACGAGGCCCGCGAGCGGCTGGAGAACGATCGCCTGGCCTTCGTGCCGGTCGACGTGCTGTCGCCGGACCTCACGGCGCTGCTCGACAAGCGCGAGATCGTCGGCCTGCGCAATTCGTCGCACACGGTGGTGAAGATGCTGCAGCCGATCGGCAGCCACGCCCCGCGCGAAGCACTGCGGCTGGTCAGCTACACCCACCCCGAATACCGCGACACCCTGACCGATTACTTCCTGCGCCATCCCGCCAATGTGTTGCTGGCACGCGGCACGGAAGGCGAGGCCGTGGCCGACGCACGGCGCGGCAGCGCGGTCGAATGGCTGCGCGACGGTGTGCACGAGACCGTGATCGAAGCGGCCGAGGGCTCCAGCGGCACCCCGCCCGAGTTGCCCGCCGGCACCGATGCCGAGGCCACCGCCCGCTGGATCGAGGCCGTGCTCGACGGCCGCCAGCCCGTGCCGGAGCCGATCGCCCGGCAGGTGCGGGCGATCGTGCGCTGCGCGCGGCCGGCGCACGCGGCCGCTTAG
- a CDS encoding pirin family protein: MTSIQHIIGPHVRDLGGFSVKRVLPSAARQTVGPFIFFDHMGPVDFAPGEGIDVRPHPHIGLATVTYLFDGSMVHRDSLGSVQTIAPGDVNWMTAGSGIVHSERTAPEVRERGARLHGIQTWVALPRGQEKVDPSFAHHAAETLPKLECPGVRGTVIAGEAFGLTSPVRVSSRTLYVALELAAGASLAIPPEHEDRGVYLVDGAVTIDGEALDPQHLAVLEPGGDVTLTAQASSRVMLLGGAPTDGHRHIYWNFVASDRADIDAAKQRWQDDRFAHVPGETERIPLPAR, from the coding sequence ATGACCTCGATCCAGCACATCATCGGGCCGCACGTGCGCGACCTGGGCGGTTTCTCGGTCAAGCGCGTGCTGCCGTCGGCCGCGCGCCAGACGGTCGGGCCGTTCATCTTCTTCGACCACATGGGGCCGGTCGACTTTGCTCCCGGCGAGGGGATCGACGTGCGTCCGCATCCGCACATCGGTTTGGCGACCGTGACCTACTTGTTCGACGGCAGCATGGTCCACCGTGACAGCCTGGGCAGCGTGCAGACCATCGCCCCCGGCGACGTCAACTGGATGACGGCCGGCAGCGGCATCGTCCATTCCGAGCGCACGGCGCCCGAGGTGCGCGAGCGCGGCGCCCGCCTGCACGGTATCCAGACCTGGGTGGCCCTGCCGCGCGGGCAGGAGAAGGTCGACCCCAGCTTCGCGCACCATGCCGCCGAGACCTTGCCGAAGCTCGAATGCCCGGGCGTGCGCGGCACTGTCATCGCCGGAGAGGCGTTCGGGCTGACCTCGCCGGTGCGGGTGTCCTCGCGCACGCTGTATGTGGCGCTGGAACTGGCGGCGGGAGCGTCGCTGGCGATTCCGCCGGAACATGAGGACCGCGGTGTCTACCTGGTCGACGGCGCCGTCACGATCGACGGCGAGGCGCTGGACCCGCAGCACCTGGCCGTGCTCGAACCTGGAGGCGACGTCACGCTCACCGCGCAGGCGTCGTCCCGGGTGATGCTGCTGGGCGGCGCGCCGACCGACGGCCATCGGCACATCTACTGGAACTTCGTCGCCAGCGACCGGGCGGACATCGACGCGGCCAAGCAGCGCTGGCAGGACGACCGTTTCGCCCACGTGCCGGGCGAGACGGAGCGCATTCCGCTGCCGGCGCGCTGA
- a CDS encoding OsmC family protein yields MTIVVTKDTEGRFRHQVIFPEGVAYTDVPKPTGEGSAPDPHAYFDAALACCKTLTVTLYARQRNYPLDSIEVAVEHDGSQERHGHYKLRTVLTLHGDLTDEQRADLLRVAGKCPVHKLMTEVEISIDTQLAERA; encoded by the coding sequence ATGACCATCGTCGTCACCAAGGACACGGAAGGACGCTTCCGTCATCAAGTCATCTTCCCAGAAGGGGTGGCCTACACCGACGTTCCCAAGCCGACCGGGGAAGGCAGCGCGCCCGACCCGCATGCTTATTTCGATGCCGCGCTGGCCTGCTGCAAAACGCTGACGGTGACGCTCTACGCGCGCCAGCGCAACTATCCGCTCGACTCCATCGAGGTGGCGGTCGAGCACGACGGCAGCCAGGAGCGCCACGGCCACTACAAGCTGCGCACCGTGTTGACGCTGCACGGCGATCTGACCGACGAGCAGCGCGCGGACCTGCTGCGCGTGGCGGGCAAGTGCCCGGTCCACAAGCTGATGACCGAGGTCGAGATCAGTATCGACACGCAACTGGCCGAGCGCGCTTGA